TAAACTGTTGGCAGAAAAAATCGACAGCCGCGATCAGTTGATTCTATGTCGAAACTTAGGCTTTGATATGTTTCAAGGCTTTTTCCTGGACCATCCCAATCTCATCCAACATGAGCCCCTTCCAGAAAATAAGCTCTCAATATTGAAATTATTCACTGAACTATACAACCCAGAAACCGAAATTGGCCAAATTGAAGAGATAATTTTAAAACTACCGCAACTCAACGATCGCATACTCAAACTTGCTAACTCAGCCTCGATGTATCAAGGTAAAAAAATCGACTGCTTGATCACTGCAATCCAACAATTGGGCTTAGCGAAAATACGCAACTGGGTGATTTTTCTTTTAGTTTCAGCATTGGATCATGTGGCTTGTGATTTGCTAGAAAGAACACTGATCAGAGCAAAAATGTGTCAACTCCTGGCAATCCGTTCCCGTTTAGCCAATGCTGATGATGCATACACTGTAGGGATGCTTTCCACATTGGATGCGATGTTAAATGAACCTATGTCCTGCTTATTAAACAGGATTCAGCTAAAGGATGAAGTAACCGCAGCCCTACTGACACGCAGAGGTGCACTTGGTTATTTGTTAGACATGGTCCAAGCTTACGAACATGCCAATTTTAGTAAATTAGAACAT
The genomic region above belongs to Legionella micdadei and contains:
- a CDS encoding EAL and HDOD domain-containing protein — its product is MSTLIARQAIYDAQSTVCAYEILYRTGDLNYANIDTSDEKSGYDATASVLYNLFTHLNINTIIGSHPAYINFTRTHLLQQIPARLPKDRVVIELLENLWVDDLLLKNVIMLSEQGYKIALDDFVFREELIPLINIVDIIKIEVLGLSKQEIKKQLAVLKAMGFKGKLLAEKIDSRDQLILCRNLGFDMFQGFFLDHPNLIQHEPLPENKLSILKLFTELYNPETEIGQIEEIILKLPQLNDRILKLANSASMYQGKKIDCLITAIQQLGLAKIRNWVIFLLVSALDHVACDLLERTLIRAKMCQLLAIRSRLANADDAYTVGMLSTLDAMLNEPMSCLLNRIQLKDEVTAALLTRRGALGYLLDMVQAYEHANFSKLEHSKFSTEDYSKAYLQSIAYTNTLKSIIH